The sequence TCTTGTTCACATATATGTGGGTGGTGACAGGCTAAAATTTATTGTTTCCTTACTCTTTAAGGTTGGGATTCGAAGGTAAACAAGATGGTGTGTTATATGTTTTATAAGCGTTGCGACATGTCCAAGGtttttagattagtcttgttaaaTTCTCAGTCTTCAGTATGGTGCACAACACTGCACAGAGATCCTACAGGTAGGAAGACAGAATTGCAGAGGACCACACACCTATTGGAAACCTGTCAGCAGCTTAGGATATATACTTAATATAAGATGCTGTTTCTTTCCAGAGAAAATTATTTAGAGGACCAAATCCTTTAAAGTTTACATTGAATTCATAACCAAAACACTGAGCAAATCTTCACAAGTTATACTGACTTAGTTACTTATTTTTTGACAATAAAATGTGTAGAATAGATGTCAGTGAATGCAAACATGCAAATGTCAACTTTCTTCTTGCACTTCTTGCAAGTTCACATTCAACTTCACTTGCTCATGGAGATTGAGAAAATGCTGAACTGACACTTGATGCTTTTCTGACTGTGCTCTTTCTCAGTAAAATTTGAAATCATTTGAACACATCTTGTATCTTGttctgggtggcacagtggcccagtggttagcgctgttgcctcacagcaagaaggtcctgggtttgaaccccggggttgtccagccttgaggGTCAtcgcaggtcgtcctctgtgtggagtttgcatgttctccccgtgtctgcggggggttttctccgggtgctctggtttcccccaccatcaaaaagatatgcatgttagggttaatactcctgtctgtgcccctgaccaaggcatggcaagaagaactggaattggtccccggatgctgcacggcagctgcccactgctcctaactacacagcttggatgggttaaatgcagagaaagaatttccccccatggggattaataaaggagtccaaaaaaatatttatttttttaaaaaaagatctgATTTTCCTACAGTCCTTTTGTCATACGAGTACACACTTCAATTGCTGACCTGGAAATGGCTAGAACAGTCTCCTGTTGctgtgatttctgtctgaatttttttccctctccatctccccatctctTTACATTGCTTAAGTGCACTGGGGCTGGATTGCATCCAGACCTAATTTATGCTTTGTTCCAAGGCACTTTAGACAACCATCTTTCGGCGGAAATGAAAGTGTCTAGCCACCTCTAGATTTTTGTTTTGGCAATGGGCTCTGTCGGTGGAAACAAGGTGTTGTCAAACACAGCGATGATTTTTATCATTTTAAATCGGCTCTCATAGAACCAGACCACGATTGATATGTGTCCGCAAGAAATGTTCCCAAGGTATACAACATTGAAGAAAGCTGTCGAGTGTCTGTTTTCTCATTTGTATCCAGAGACCATAGATACCAAGTGTCTCATAATTTCTCCTTGGAATTACAGTAATCTTATGACTAGCACTAAAACTACTCATATATTAGAATATACTAAAGAGTTAGTTCTGTAGCTTTCTGCACACTCTCTCAGCCAATAGTTGGATTCCTCCTAACAGAAACTCGCATCTCGGGagcccagaaaagttgaatcagttcatctggactcccacatgaactggttcaacttttctgggatttctacacctggattattgagcatgcatcgagtcACATCTCGTGACATAACAATTTTACAAAGCTTTGATCCACAAAGTGAAATTACAATGACATGTTATTTTCCCTGCAATGCGTACTGCGCAGTGGGTAAAATATTTCATGAACTATTAGGgatggcctttgtcaccaagCAAGTGACATCCGGGGGATACGTGGTTGCACTCAAAACAAAAGCTTAAGACCGTTCTTACTGAGCAGCCTTGAGTTATCTGTAGAGCCCGACCATCTGGCATCTGAATCGATAACCAAATACTTTGCATCCATCACAATTTGGGTGCTTCTGCTAACTTAAAAGATCTTTCCTGAGGGCAGGAGTGCTGATAATATACTCTCATCTATTGATAAAAGTAGGACCAAAATTGCATCACTCTGAGAATTTTCGAGCAGGTTGATTTCCCATTCTGAGACGCTTGATAACTATGGCCCAGATCTGTTAAAGTGCATCGACTCTGATGGAAGTCGCACTGAAAAGGCAATTTTAATCAgtgcgaatgtgtgtgtatatttctgtCTCTTGCTAATTTACCTCCATAGGCTTTGAGCACTTTGAGACGAGCGCCAAAGACAACATTAATGTGAAGCAGACCTTTGAGCGACTGGTGGACATCATCTGTGAACGGATGTCGGAGAGCCTGGACAATGCCGATCCCTCGATCACCGGAACAAAACAGGGGCCGCAGCTCAATGAGCAGCCCCAGCGGTCCCATCAGGACTGTGCTTGCTAAACACACAAacaatccaacacacacacacacagtacagactctctctctctctctctctctctctctctctcgctctctcgactAAAATCTTTCCattctttatttctgtctttctctcatatAGATGTGCACTCCTCTCCCTTATAAACACtgccatacacacacgcacataaaaaTGGGCTCCATGTGGATCCTCTGAACCTCTCACTAAAACAAGTGCACTGCCCAAAAGAGCAGTCGATCCCCTGAGATTCTGCAGCTTTCAGATAGGCGTCACCTCAGACGGTTTATGTTCATCAAGTCATTTGGTAATACAGTAGCTGTGTGCAAATGTCAACTTAGTCCGAGGAATGAAATACTATAACACTACAATCCTAGCCTTGCTTGGTcgctctagctctctctcactcctcgaCACATTCACATGCAGACGGAACTGAAGTCTTTACACACAGCTTATCCAGACCAGAGGAAGATGCTTTGTATTTGTCCGCTTTATGTTTTCCAAAATTGTAATAGGCCAGTGGAGTCCAAGAGTACAATTATTTCTAATCTGGTTTGTGTCAtcgggttttgtttttttcttttgtcagaaTTACAAATGAAAGTAGCGACATTCCACCCAGCATTAAGGTCTGGAACTGAGGATCCACATATGTGGGCATTATTtgttttatattatttatttttttgcttttagTTCCACTGGATGTTTACTGGTGAAGATACagtcagttttgtttttcttacCTTTTCACTTCAGTCGCTCAGAGGTTcttgtttgacatcagaaaagtGGTCATTGACGAGTTGATGTTTTTCCTCTAGATtttagcaagaaaaaaaaacaaacgtaccAAAATTACGCATATCCTTTAATTTGTCATGGTAGTCCAAATGTTTTCCATATCTTTATTCAAGTAAGTGGCAATCTTTCATGGAGATATTGCTTCCTGCCCATGTTTTTTACTTGATTTtatggttatttatttatttatttggttgtCTATTTTTAAGCCTgactagaaaaaaaaataaatggaaaGGGAAGTGTTTCACTATGAGGAGAATATGTATAAATGTTGGAAAAAAAAGATGCATATATTATGAATAGATATTATACGATACCAGGGATTTACATTGATGAATCCCTACCTGTGCTCTGTGAGAGGTGCATGTCGtggataatgttttggtttttattGACAGAGGTTTGTTTATTGAATGACAGTTTGTTTGTGTGATctgtttgtgccccccccccccccaaggctacGTTGTGATCCCTGTGCATCCCACAGGTCCAACAGCAGAAGGTATAGCATGTGGCTTTTcagaggaagatttttttttttttatatacccaTAATCTTGTCTCACTGTACAAAACTCTCATGCACCGTGATATAATTGCTGCCTACAGTGAGCACTGCAAACATTTACACACAgcaagatgatagatagatagatagatggcatgTGATTTAAGTGTATGCACCAGTACACCTCACGACGGCCATAATTCTGTCAACTTCCAGATGCTATAGTCTCCTGTGTTTTGAtgaatactggggggggggggtttctctctcttcattttGCAGGGAAATTTTTTCTTTCAAGCATGTTAAATGTCACAGGGTGTCTTTACCTtattctctctgtctcgctccctctctgtctttggtCCTAAGATTAGGGAATTGTCCTGTGGTGTTGTGACAGCACCAAACATTCTGGAAGTCATGCATCACAGATACGTCCAGGCATGTCAAACTTTAATCACCAAAGTTAATTCAAAATATATTCCTATACAGTATTTATAACTTATTGATTCTATTTATTTTCAGATTGTCCTTCCTAGATTATGGCTGCAATTGCATGCATTGCAATTGCATTGCATTGTGTTTTTAAGTAGATAATTGAGATTCCCTAGCGAGAATCTGCAAGCTTTTTTCACCTTATATTTTACTTTTACACTGACCTCGGGGCTTAGGATACCTCTTTAAGGTAACTGTTGAACATTCCAGTGTAAGAACTCCTGGTCATGTCCAAATACGTTCagtaactttttcttttttttcatcttcATTTTGTTTAATATCAACTGTTTCCTCTTGTAACAGAGCAACAGTAGCCCCATCTCCCTTTATGCAAACAGCTATTACTGGCAGAAAGTAGCCCCGTCGAAGCAGTTTATCTTTTACGAGATACTGCTTGTATAAAAGTCCTACGCAGATAAGCTTATTGTTCTTTCCACAGAAAGCCTCATTATAATCTACAGAGCCAAGTTCTTGTTAGAGTGGTTGGCGGGCACATTTTTACAGTTTTATGGTCTAAAAAGGCTAGAGCACTGCTGTTTAGAAGCAACTGGtgtataccacatgcctcctatgcAGCAGCTTTCAGACACGCTAGAAGTATTGGGAAGTGAGCTGAAAAGTTTTAAAAGTAAAATTGAAGGTTATATTTACTGCGATGGTTCAAGTTTGAGTTGTTTACTGTGTTCTCTTGTTAATTGTGTTTTGCTACAGCTGCAAACTTGCCTCtgatttaggaacatgtaatccaTCTCTTCCTTATTATCCCTGTTGTAAATAAGGATTTTTCCCACCCCATTGAGTTTTAGATGTGTGACTTGTGCTGTAATTCTAAAATGCCAGGTTTGCTAAAAATGAGGAATCAATAAATTCTGGAAGCCAGTAATTTGTCATGATATGAAAATTATTTCTGCTTGTTTGTCAATGACGAGAGGTTGCTTACTAGCTATTTATGAAATTGTATTTCAAAGGTAAATGAGAGGCACACTCATGCCCGCTAGAGGGCATTATGTGGTTTCtatcgcacgcacgcacacacacgcacactcactgtACCAATGTAATGAATTTAATGTCTTTTGAGAGGTAAAAGTCCATTACAGATGTCTTATGTGGGGCTTCTCAGCTCATACTTGTACATAGATTTGAGTAAATTTAAACTGAAAAAGAACATAGTATGACTACAAGACAGCCACAATAATGAAAATATAATTGGCTACtgtacacaaaaactacaaaacatgcACTGTCTATCTGCAAAAAAGGGATGTACAACAAGAAGTAAGACCGCACTATGTAATATAAGACACATATgtttcagtaaataaaaatatacATTTGTCATTGGCAAGTGCATGTAAACAAGTAAGGCATTATATTACACGGTGGATGACAGCACTCTGACACCCTAGTGTTAAATTGCACCAAATTGAGATTGTCCAGCTGACATGCAGGTATGGCTAGCTTGTTCCAGGCCGCTGGGTAGCCGCGGTTGCTACATGTGTTCCCAAAACGAGGGCCGCAAAATTAGGTCGTTCGCTGCATTACAACAGTTTGTAGGCAGTTTGTAGTGAAATAAAAAGAGGCTACAGCTTACACCTGCTCCTGGTTTTAACTGAAAATGTTTCGGTTGCTTTGGATCCATCCTCAATGCCCAATTCCCTTTCACAAAAATGTcaaaaaggggtgtgtgtgtgtgtgttcgtttcaCGGTCACGCTTGACATATATACCTGGAGGACGCATTAAAATGGCCACTAAACTATTTTCGAGACACTTGAGGACAAACAATGGTTCCCTTTTGACATTTGAACGAGGACACGCTGCCATGGATACGAAGCACGAATGTGGTGGGGCTGTTGTGGAAAGCGATGCAGAATCATTGTCTCAGTGTTTGGAATTGGTTGTAGGCCTTGTGTTGACTGCACATTTACAGCTGAGTGGCTAACATTGCATGTAATTTAGCTTACATAACATCCTGCTTGGACGCATGACACTGGCTATAAAGTAGACGCGTTTGCAGCGGTTCAACAGATCTCAGATCAGCACAAATGAATCACGTTTTTATCTAACCAACGACCCAGAAAAGTAGGCCGACACATCAAGACACATTTCAAAACTTTTGTCAAGAGCTTGAGTTGTGTGAGCAGGTTAAACTTGggtcttacttgcatctctgtcgatggcGTTTGTGTAAAATCCTACCCCATGATCGAGGCTGGGAGAATAGTGGTGCGGTTGCAGAAATACACcgccaattttcttaccaatgaggattattAATGTTAATCAAAACGCGTAAAATCATTTGGCATCCGACATCATATTTTTGGTGCGCGCTCGCTCGCAGACGTGTCTGGCAGGTACAGCTAAATAAATGCGAGACTCCTCTGTGAATGTGTGAATAACAGGCCAGGGTCATGACGTGCTTGGCATCTAAAAAGCAAGCCCGTCTCAAAGCTGCTCCCAAGTCACAGATCCATATCGTATCCTCCGAACAAATTTGCATGTTCAAAGAGAGAACCGTGCAGAGTACAAAGGCTGGAGACACTTACTCGAAataccccccgccccccttccccAACACACATTAATAAGCCTGGACCTGGTTTGGGAGAAGCTGGCATCCATTGCTCACATGGTTCATCACCTTCTGTTTCAGCTGGGCCACTTGTTCCCTGAGGACGCTGGCTGCGGATGCCAGCTCCGTATTTTGCGTCTTCAAGCTTTTGACCTTGTCCTCCAGACGAGAGATCCGCTCCAGTTTTCTCTTGCGGCACTTCGATGCTGCTATTCTGTTGCGGAGCTTTTTCCTCTCCGCTTTGATGCGCTCCTGGTTGTCCATGTcgatgggagagagaggagggctctctccaaAGCTCTGCATATCCGGCACCGTCTGTGGCTCGTCCTTCACCCCGCCGCTGGCGCTCTGGAGGCGCGacagggcggcggcggcggcagcggcggatGCCTGCGCGCCGGGCAAATGAGGCGGCGGAGGTGGGAACGGGAGGGCGTCTGCGGAATAGTTCACTGTGGCACCCAACGGACTGCCTGCGTAGCCGTTCAAGGTCGTGTAAACGGGGAGGTCTGAGGCCGGCAGCCCGGCGGAAACCGCGTTGGAGCCGATGAGTTCCAGTCTGTCCACTGAGACGCACGCCGCCTCGGTCAGCTGGTTCTGCTTGTGCAGGTCCTCCAGCGCCTTGACGAAACCCTCCGCAAATTCCTGCTCGTCGCTGGCGGACTTGGGATAGAGGAACTGAGAGTTCTGgggggcggcggcggtggtggcgtTGGCGGCGGCGGCGATCATGCCGTTGGACTGGATGATGAGGCGCTCCAGGTCCGGCGAGGCCAGCTTTAGCAGTCCTAAATCCGTGGAATTGAGCATGCCGTCCGCGTTGGATTTGAGCTCGCTGCTCTGCTGGTCCAGGTTGAGGTGGATTTCCTTCTTCATCATGCTGCTCTGGGAATGGATGCTGGATAGCCTTCGGGAATTCACCACGGCGCCTGTATAGAAGCTTGTTTCCATCCTACACCCTCAACATGAGGGATCGCTGAACGTTACGCATGAACCGAGAGTGACCTATTCAACAACTAAACACCCCAGCAAGGAAAACCACATGATCCTATTTCTATGTGACACaccgccccctccccctcccgggTTTTCTTATCTCACCGTTTTCTTAACCAAGCTATCACTCGATCACGTCCGCTACGTTTGTCTGAAGGGCTGTATCATCTGCCTCTTCCCTGGTCTTTTCCCGATTGCACGGCTGCTATGCGCACACCCAACCCTCCGTTCGCTTTCTATCCCTAAAAATTCCATTATGTCACCTCAGAGCGCTGAGATTGGCCCAAAATGACGTTGGTTTCCGGTTTGATTTAAATAAGGGGCCGAGTCGGTCGTCGTCGCCATGGAGACCTAAGGTAAACTAAAAACAGTGCGGTGCATTGTGGTTTGATGTCATAGCACGAAAAAGCCCAGGGTCGCCAAAAGagaacagagactgggcggggaagtTATAAAGGCGAAGGAACAAGGAAGAACGGCGGTAACGGCGCGGCAGGGACATTTTCTATAACACGGCAATCTTAACACGAACTTTGGACCGAATTTTCACAAGATacgtggaatagaatagaatagacctACACGTTGATGTACTAACATTTTCATAGATTCGTCAGAATTCTAAATGAAATTCCCTCAAACATGCACAAGATTAATTAGACAGGAGTTATGCAACGGAATAAAAGTTGCAACTGAAGCCTGACTGCTTGATTGAAGGGATATGCCTAAATTATTGCACAAGAATATATGTCTTATCACATGGCATAGAATGGCATCCGCATTGCTGTTTGCTTTGTTATCCTCATGTGGCTTGCTGTTGACAATTAGGAGCAGGCAGAAACTGCCCGTGAGAATCCAATTAATTTACTGTTTACCACTGACGTGTAAACAAGCATGACAACACCTCACGATGTGCAAGACACACGAGGAGCTGCGATCGGATGTCCCTGGTATTCAGAAGCCACTTGAGGGACAACGTCCGTCCTTCACTGAGCAGCTGAGAGTCAACTTTAGCCTTGTTGGGGGAATAATTGTGAGGAATGTGTAAGCAACGCAAATAGGAATGAGAGAGCCACGTTTCTTTTTTTCCTATACTGCAAGTTAATGCACAGGAAGGTTCATGCTTGGACATTCCCTTTACAGCTGCTGAAAGTACAGCCAGTACCCGGGCCTTACTTTTGATTGGTTCCACTGCCCACATCcggtatagaatagaataggatagaGTTTATTTTCAACAGGGGAAGAACTAATAGTCATATGCAATCCATTAGTGTTATTTTGACAAATACATAGCAAATAATCATTCCAGACAATTTTCTGAATGCTTAAATTGCCTCTTGCTGTTTTATGAATAGTCAGGCAATAAACTTTCCAATAGCCAGTTTCCAGCAACAAGACCAAACACAGCCTACAAGGCCAACTCAAAATTACTTACACCTATTCAGAGCCACTACTATATACAGCTATCTTAAGTAACACTTCTGCAAAATAATCTCACCCTCAAGATATAAAAACGATAGAATTTGGGGGGAGGACATTGAGACGCAGAAATAAAGAGTGGCATTAAGCCCCGGCCAGCATCGTATTGCCCTGTGGTGGAAAGTTGAATATTGTTATTCCACCCATAGAAAGTAAAAGACGTCAGCAGACCGTCTGCATCAGCATCACAGCGTTGAGGGGCATCATTAGTTTCCATGGCAACGCTGACATAGCGAGTGACGcaggtgagagaaagagaggcagggagagagagagagagcgccatacagacagacagaaagagagaaaggtgaATGAGTTGTGGATGGGGGAAGGGATAGTTGTTAAGCACTGCAGTGCAGGTTGTGTGGGTGGTCAGTGAGGCCggctagaagtgtgtgtgtgtgtgtgtgtgtgtgtgtgtgtgtgtgtgtgtgtgtgtgtgtgtgtgtgtgtgtgtgtgtgtgtgtgtgtgtgtgtgtgtgcagattccTGTGGGGCCCCATGCCGATGCATGCACATTTCTATGGATGCAGGTGGGTGTGAAATAAAAAAGAGCTTCCTATCTGTTTGAAAGTCTATAGTCTTTGTTCAATGTAATTTGTTTTTCATGAGCGGATGTTGCAGCTTTAGACACCAGCATGGATGACAAAAAGACATTCTCTGTTGAACATATTCCTTTCCTTCACAGAGAAAGTCTATTCTCTCCACCCATATTTTTATTAGTGTGGACAGTTTAGAGCTACGCTCTCAGGGAGCAGTGTCCAGAATGTGTGAGTCATTTCGCAACCCCAGGGTGTGGACTACAGAGAAcaccaaacagaaaaaaagaccAAGCTGTTACGCAGGATGAAGAAATCAATTTGGCTCTCCCTTTATGAAAACATACTATTTTAAATCTTTAGGACAGGGCAGCCAAGAAGTTGGTTTTAGCATAATTTCAGCTGATGGCATATGTCAGAAGTTCTGTAAACAAAATGATGTCTCCTTCAGCCAAGGggagtgtcttttttttttttaaacactattTGTCCAGGGAAGGGCTGGCTTAGTATGCATGCTCTTTTCCAGCTACGCCCAGCTTCACATGCAGTAACGTACATCAACACCTGGAAACTTGCCTCAGACACCAGCAGACTCCCACTGCCAACCACTGAGCAGAACTATTGGAGATATTGGGGTGTCGAACACCTTACACAGTTTTTGTGGTTttgtggcctgtgtgtgtgtgtgtgtgtgtgtgtgtgtgtgtgtgtgtgtgtgtgtgtgtgtgtgtgtgtgtgtgtgtgtgtgtgtgtgtgtgtgtgtgtgtgtgtgtgtgtgtgtgaagcaggaGATTGTCAGTCACTTTGTGCAGATCTGCTAATCCCAAGATTTAAATTGGtggccttgattttttttttttaacccgctGACTTCTAGCAATCAAATGCAAACACTTCTTCTTTTTGGAGcaaccgtttccatctcttcctgttctctgcatcttcctctgtcataccaaccatctgcatgtcttccccaccacatccataaacctcctctttggtcttcctcttttcctcttgcctggcagctccatcttcagcatccttctcccaatatacccagcatctctcctccacacatgtccaagccatctcaatctcacctctcctgctttgtctccaaaccatccaacctgttctgtccctctaatataatcattcctaatcctgtccttctttgttactcccaacaaaatcttagcatcttcaactctgccacctccaactccgcctcctgtcttttcgttagtgccattgtctccaaaccatataacatagctgctctctctaccatcttgtaaaccttccctttaactcttgctggtacccttctgtcacaaatcactcctgacactcttccccacccactccgccctgcctgcactttcttcttcacctctcttctgcacttcccattACATTgatcagttgaccccaaatatttaaactcatccaccttcaccacctctactccttgcatcctcaccagtccgctgtcctccctatcattcacacatatgtattctgtcttgctcctactgactttcattcctcttctctccagtgcatacctccacctcttcaggctctcctcgaccacaatgtcatccgtaaacatcatagtccatggagcctcctgcctgatctcgcccatcaccattgcaaacaagaaagggccgaTCCTTGAGGTAATCCTGCCTCAACCTTGAATctatccatcattcctaccgtACACCTCACTTCTGTCACactaccctcatacatatcctgcaccactcttacatacttctctgccactcccgactccctcatacaataccacaccccctctcttggcactctgtcgtatgcgttctctaaattcacaaagatataatgtaactccttctgaccttctctatacttctccatcaacgctCTCAaaccaaacatcgcatctgtagtgctctttcctcgcatgaaaccatactgctacacATTAATCATCAGctctactctttcccataacttcatgctgtggctgatcaactttatacctctgcagttgctatAGGTCTgcccatcacccttattcttgaaaatcaataccagtacacttcttctccactcctcaggcatcctctcactttccaagattgtgttaaatgatctagttaaaaactccactgccatctctcctaaacacttccatgcctccataggtatgtcatctggaccaactgcctttccactcttcatcctcttcatagctgccctcacttcctccttgctaattcaccgcacttcctgatttactatccccacatcatccaactttctctctctctctcattttcttcattcatcagccccttcaaagtactccttccttcttctcaacacactctcctcacttgtcagcacatttccatctctatcctttatcaccctaacctgctgcatatccttcccagctcggtccctctgtctagccaattgatacaagtccttttctccttccttagtgtctaacctctcatacaactcaccatacaccttttgttttgcctttgccacctctctcttcgccttaCGGTAcatttccttgtactcctg is a genomic window of Lampris incognitus isolate fLamInc1 chromosome 14, fLamInc1.hap2, whole genome shotgun sequence containing:
- the LOC130123397 gene encoding transcription factor JunD-like, encoding METSFYTGAVVNSRRLSSIHSQSSMMKKEIHLNLDQQSSELKSNADGMLNSTDLGLLKLASPDLERLIIQSNGMIAAAANATTAAAPQNSQFLYPKSASDEQEFAEGFVKALEDLHKQNQLTEAACVSVDRLELIGSNAVSAGLPASDLPVYTTLNGYAGSPLGATVNYSADALPFPPPPPHLPGAQASAAAAAAALSRLQSASGGVKDEPQTVPDMQSFGESPPLSPIDMDNQERIKAERKKLRNRIAASKCRKRKLERISRLEDKVKSLKTQNTELASAASVLREQVAQLKQKVMNHVSNGCQLLPNQVQAY